A window of the Chloroflexus sp. Y-396-1 genome harbors these coding sequences:
- a CDS encoding WXG100 family type VII secretion target, producing the protein MPLISIDTDQARATASTFDSSHSSIESALRNMVSAVDAALAVWQGASSQQFANEWNDWRTNLNEMLELLQGLANGIRREVNEFEAVDRSFISA; encoded by the coding sequence ATGCCACTTATCAGTATCGATACTGATCAAGCTCGTGCCACTGCTTCCACTTTTGATAGCAGTCACAGCTCTATCGAGTCGGCGCTGCGTAATATGGTTAGTGCCGTAGATGCTGCACTGGCAGTATGGCAAGGTGCGTCTAGCCAACAGTTCGCAAATGAATGGAATGATTGGCGCACGAACCTGAATGAGATGCTGGAGTTGCTGCAAGGTTTGGCAAACGGCATCCGTCGGGAAGTCAATGAGTTTGAAGCCGTTGATCGTTCATTTATTAGCGCGTGA
- a CDS encoding WXG100 family type VII secretion target yields the protein MASIPEIVEQIRSTASTFDNSRGTIEGEVNRMMNAVSGTTWTGQARQQFDTQWEEWRRRLAQMLNDLQTMANGLRTEANQLEEATRSFDR from the coding sequence ATGGCATCAATTCCTGAAATAGTAGAGCAAATTCGCTCAACAGCATCGACGTTCGACAACAGTCGGGGCACGATTGAAGGTGAAGTCAATCGCATGATGAATGCTGTCAGTGGTACGACCTGGACTGGTCAGGCTCGTCAGCAATTTGATACGCAATGGGAAGAATGGCGACGGCGTCTGGCCCAAATGTTGAACGATTTGCAGACGATGGCTAATGGCTTACGTACCGAGGCAAATCAGCTCGAAGAAGCTACGCGAAGCTTTGATCGCTAG
- a CDS encoding plastocyanin/azurin family copper-binding protein, whose protein sequence is MSWRGSGRSSFRSRSSGNGGSTFSGGSAGGPPLIVMMGLAFGAGLIMLIVMIASNASAGGFVAAGPRPTAIPRPTATPRPTPAPAAAQPTRPPAAQAANAPGGSNVVNETPNRTIEVRADPNALAFVEKSLSVPANTVVRLDFINENNLGVQHNWVLVNGGDDVAAAVNTAAQNNADGLFVPPPDTPNALAWTAMLNAGQTGSVTFRTPPPGTYLYICTFPGHYLAGMKGTLTVTQ, encoded by the coding sequence ATGAGCTGGCGAGGTTCTGGAAGAAGCAGTTTCCGTTCACGCAGCAGCGGTAATGGCGGTTCTACCTTTTCAGGCGGAAGTGCTGGCGGTCCACCGCTCATTGTGATGATGGGTCTGGCATTTGGCGCAGGTTTGATTATGCTGATCGTGATGATTGCCTCCAATGCAAGCGCAGGCGGGTTTGTCGCTGCTGGCCCACGTCCTACGGCTATCCCGCGTCCTACAGCTACCCCTCGCCCGACGCCTGCTCCGGCGGCTGCCCAACCGACGCGGCCTCCAGCAGCCCAAGCAGCAAATGCTCCTGGTGGCTCGAATGTAGTCAATGAGACACCAAACCGCACAATTGAAGTGCGTGCTGATCCAAATGCGCTAGCCTTCGTAGAGAAATCACTCTCTGTACCGGCAAATACTGTTGTGCGCCTTGATTTTATCAACGAGAATAATCTGGGCGTCCAACACAACTGGGTGCTGGTGAATGGCGGCGACGATGTGGCGGCGGCCGTGAATACTGCTGCACAGAATAATGCTGATGGCCTCTTTGTGCCGCCGCCTGATACACCAAATGCGCTGGCTTGGACGGCAATGCTCAATGCCGGTCAGACGGGAAGTGTAACCTTCCGCACACCACCGCCTGGGACGTATCTGTACATTTGTACGTTCCCTGGTCATTATCTGGCCGGGATGAAGGGAACGTTAACGGTTACTCAATAA
- the rlmD gene encoding 23S rRNA (uracil(1939)-C(5))-methyltransferase RlmD, with amino-acid sequence MTSFTVKTFHKSIINHTLAGHVIEPRCPHTRECGGCAFQDRAYADQVAAKAAVLRELYAASGIVLDEMTVVPSPDPFGYRTRMDYVATKGRFGLRARGRFNYIVELTTCHLLPPPAFTAALHVWQRAVALGIPDYDIRSHTGCLRYIVVRRNPNDELLLAAVTTAGGDEQAMEELATTALSQPGVIGFHWLINDTLTDVSFGERRRHWGAAELAMRIGDITCFIGPNTFFQNNIYLAPRLIRDAVAAAVPEPALRVADLYGGVGAIGLHLAPHADRVDCVETVAESVDFAARNALANGVTNFNPICADTLAYLQAQPTGSLSVVVADPPRTGLGPQVCNELLRITPQRIIYISCNPLTQVADIRLLQAGYRVLNVRGYDMFPHTPHVETMAVLERA; translated from the coding sequence ATGACATCTTTTACTGTTAAAACGTTTCACAAGTCTATCATCAACCACACGTTAGCCGGTCACGTAATCGAGCCGCGCTGTCCGCATACGCGGGAGTGCGGGGGCTGTGCGTTCCAGGATCGAGCGTATGCCGATCAAGTTGCAGCGAAAGCAGCGGTGTTGCGCGAGCTGTATGCAGCGAGTGGCATAGTCCTTGATGAGATGACCGTCGTGCCTTCACCTGATCCGTTTGGCTATCGCACACGCATGGATTATGTGGCAACGAAAGGACGTTTCGGGCTACGTGCACGTGGTCGGTTCAATTACATTGTTGAACTAACAACCTGTCATTTGCTTCCGCCGCCAGCCTTTACAGCGGCACTGCATGTCTGGCAACGCGCTGTCGCGCTGGGAATACCCGATTACGATATCCGCTCCCATACTGGTTGCTTACGCTACATTGTGGTGCGGCGTAATCCCAATGACGAACTACTGCTGGCTGCGGTAACCACTGCTGGGGGTGATGAGCAGGCGATGGAGGAACTGGCAACAACTGCGTTGAGTCAGCCCGGTGTGATCGGTTTTCACTGGTTGATCAACGACACCCTCACCGACGTCTCGTTCGGTGAACGACGTCGGCATTGGGGTGCCGCCGAATTAGCGATGCGCATCGGTGACATCACCTGCTTCATTGGCCCCAATACCTTTTTTCAGAACAATATCTACCTGGCGCCACGCTTGATTCGCGATGCAGTTGCTGCCGCAGTACCCGAACCAGCGCTGCGGGTAGCAGACCTGTATGGTGGTGTGGGCGCGATCGGTTTACATCTGGCACCGCATGCAGATCGTGTGGATTGCGTAGAAACAGTAGCCGAGAGTGTCGATTTTGCAGCACGCAATGCGCTCGCTAATGGCGTAACCAACTTTAATCCCATTTGTGCTGACACCCTGGCATATTTGCAAGCACAGCCGACCGGTAGTTTGTCAGTTGTTGTCGCCGATCCGCCACGTACCGGCCTTGGCCCACAGGTTTGTAACGAACTGTTGCGCATCACGCCACAACGGATTATCTATATCTCGTGTAATCCACTCACCCAGGTTGCCGATATACGTCTTCTTCAGGCTGGTTATCGTGTACTCAATGTGCGGGGGTATGATATGTTTCCCCATACTCCGCATGTGGAAACAATGGCTGTATTAGAGCGTGCCTGA
- a CDS encoding STAS domain-containing protein, whose amino-acid sequence MKITQRQLAFILMAGMAAYTFVRGLLNLVFGDPIFTIVLTWVVSAIFGLATWLYWRGWDGARFFATAGITLVVAAALPLTQETIVIFTPLAFAVAITNTQWVAGVGLAILVILLSRDVLENGSIDSIYANIPILASYLVQVTAFSAARFALDSARIEAERNAAQAEAARAESETRAAAIEQQRRELAEQNQRQQELLELVSQLETPAVRIADGVLLAPLVGGIDSRRAGKITSRLLELVYERRVNLVIIDVAGVPVIDTAVANALTQTVRALRLLGCQVILTGISSQVALTLTHIGIDLRELDVASSPQEALQRWMASQVSVIRPQRNNAEDTLN is encoded by the coding sequence GTGAAAATTACTCAACGACAGTTGGCGTTCATTCTCATGGCAGGTATGGCAGCCTATACCTTTGTGCGAGGGCTGCTAAATCTCGTCTTCGGTGATCCGATCTTCACCATCGTCCTGACATGGGTTGTTTCGGCTATTTTTGGCCTGGCTACCTGGCTCTACTGGCGGGGCTGGGACGGTGCCCGTTTCTTTGCCACAGCCGGCATAACCCTGGTCGTGGCGGCTGCGTTACCCCTAACGCAAGAGACAATAGTGATTTTTACCCCACTGGCATTTGCAGTTGCCATAACCAACACGCAATGGGTCGCCGGTGTTGGGTTAGCAATACTTGTGATTTTGCTCAGTCGCGATGTGCTCGAAAATGGTTCCATAGACAGCATATACGCTAATATACCCATCCTTGCCAGCTATCTGGTGCAAGTGACAGCCTTCTCGGCTGCGCGCTTTGCGCTCGACTCAGCCCGGATCGAGGCTGAACGTAATGCCGCTCAGGCTGAAGCAGCCCGTGCTGAAAGCGAAACACGGGCTGCTGCTATTGAACAGCAACGGCGTGAGCTGGCCGAACAGAATCAACGCCAGCAAGAGCTGCTCGAACTGGTAAGCCAGCTCGAAACTCCGGCGGTACGTATTGCCGATGGCGTACTCTTGGCGCCACTGGTGGGCGGTATCGATAGCCGACGCGCCGGGAAGATCACGTCGCGTTTACTAGAGCTGGTCTACGAACGTCGTGTCAATCTAGTGATCATCGATGTCGCCGGTGTACCGGTGATTGATACTGCCGTCGCCAATGCTTTGACCCAAACGGTGCGGGCGCTACGGCTGCTGGGCTGTCAGGTGATTCTGACCGGTATTTCATCACAGGTGGCTCTCACGTTAACACATATAGGGATCGATCTGCGCGAACTCGATGTTGCCTCCTCACCCCAAGAAGCATTGCAGCGTTGGATGGCATCTCAGGTGTCGGTTATTCGTCCTCAGCGTAACAATGCTGAGGATACCTTAAATTGA